In the genome of uncultured Flavobacterium sp., the window TGATAAAGATTAATTTCTGAGCGATCTTTAAAATCAACGGTTTGATTAATCGCAATAGGCTTTTTAGGAGCTGTTTTTTGTAAGGAGTATTTTGAGTTGGTATTGTTAAGATAAAAAGTAATTTCCTGATTGTGCATTTTGTCTAAAGTAGCAACGCTTTTCCATTCATTTTTACCCATGATTTCAAAGTTTACTTTGTCTTTTAAAACCTCCGGACGTTTGCCTTCTTTTAAAATGTAATCAAACCATTGAAAAATTATAGCATTTATCGGAATTGGAGCTACCTCATCAAGGGTGTAACCTCCTAATATTTTTCTGGGATATCCTTGTGAACCACCATGATCGTACGGACCAATAATTAGATAGTAATTGTCGGTTTTGTTGTATTTACGATATTGGTTATAGTAATACATTGCCCCAATCTGATCATCGTCATAATATCCGGTTGTGCTTAAAATTGGAATATTAATGTTGGCAAAAGCTTCTTTTTGTGGGGTCATATTTTGCCAGTAAGCATCATAAGCCGGATGATCTAACCATCTTTGAAATAATGGGGAGGGATTTCCTTCTATTTTATCTAAGGAACGAAAGCTAGAGCCATTTTTATAATATTGCGTAAAAATATCGTCCCATTTTTTGCTGTTTTGAAAGCTGGTTAAATCAGTTAATTTATTGTTGGCTACAAAATGAATCCATCTTAAAGCGTAGGTCATAAAAACTCCATTTTGAGTTGGAAAATCAATTCCCGCACCTACAGATACCAGCGGAACTATTGTTTTTAGAGCAGGATGTACTTTTTTTACCGCACTCCATTGACTAAAGCCCAGATAACTCCCGCCATAAATACCAATTTTGCCATTGCACCAAGGCTGTTTGCTAATCCAGTCTAAGATATAATAAGCATCATCGCCATCGTGTTCGTAAGGTTCAATTGGGTCATTACTCAATCGCTTTCCTCGTGTATTTGCGACAAAACCCACATATCCCATTCTGGCAATTTCCTTGCAGTCTGTTCGTTCATTTCCTGCATAAATATTGTACATCATTACAACAGGTTGTGGTTCAGATATATTTCTATTTCTCACCATAGAGCCCGAAATTGTGCTTCCGTTGGGTAAAGTAATGATAATATTGTTGTCTATAATATAATTTTCGGCTTCTATTTTTGCTATTTCTTGTTTGGCAGGGGCAAGGCTTTTACTGTAAACTACATATTTAGAATAGGCTTTGCATAATAGAGCAGCATTTTCAAGGCTAATACTGTCATTAGCCTGAGATTCTTTTAGTTTATTTTCATATTGTTCTTTGATTTCGCTTAGTTCTATATCAAATAAACCTTCTGCCCAGGTTTTTCCGTCAGTAACAAAACTATCATATAAAGTCTTGAATTCAGACATGTAAATCTGATCAAACTCTGCTTTTGTTTTAGGATTTTTGACAATAGTATTTGCATAGGTTCTATAATGAAAACCAAAAGGTTTATTTGCAATAGTATCGCCCATAATCTCTTGCGTATAAGCACGCATTGTTTGTTTCATAACTTTATAATCCCCGGCTACAAAATTTATTCGGGCATAGTTGTCCAGATAAGTTGCGCGATTCGAATTAGAGTAAATTGGAACAATCTTTTTGGCTAATAGTGTCAGATTTTTAGAAAGATTAAGACTGTCACTATAATTACTTTTTGGAAAGTATATTTTTTGCGAATTGCTAATTTGTACCGTTAAGCAAAGCAGTATTAAGAGGAGTATATTTTTCATAAACAGAAATCTATTTTGTGGTATTGTCTTGATTTTGTGTTATCAAAAATACTATAAATTTCTTATTAATCGGGTCGCATTATTCTCTATTTAAATTGAAATAAAATGATTCTGAATCAATTATAGACGGATTAATCCCAATAGCTGTCGAGATCCGGTACCTAAATTTTTCCTTTAAGATATAATCTATGTTCTATTTCTGATTTTAGTAAACCGCTTCCGCCGCCAAAATGCTCAATTACTTCAACATCGGGCTGTTGTTTCAAACAAAAACTGGTAAACTCTTTTTCGATATGATCTTCGATTCCGGAACTCAAAAGAACAATGTCGATTTTATGATTTTGAAAATATTCCTGAGCTAGTTTTTCATCGCTGAAGCCAACCGCATTCCAATTTTCGTATGCATTTACCAATCTAAGTAAGATCTCCAGAATAGGCTGGTTTTTTCCGAGTATTAAAAATTCAAATGTTTTCATTTTTTAGATTCTAAGGTTCTATCCCGATAGCTATCGGGACTAAGTTTCTGAGTTTGTGAGTTGTCATGCTCTTAGTAACTCTAAAAACTAATTTACTTGACAAATGTATTTCATAAATTATAGTTTCAACTTAATCTAGGACAAGAAAAGGTACTAAATTATTATCCTGAAGCGTCGGGACCGAGTTTTTTTGTTGATCTAAAATAGCACTGTTTAGTGATTTTAGAGGTTTGATGACTTATAATCTTAGTCATTTTTTAAATATTTGTTAAAACATATTTCTAACTTGATCGGAAACAATGAATTAGAATTTATGGGTAATAAAAAATGGTTTTTTTTGGGCAAAATGAGGAAAGCCGTAATGAAGTCATAAAAGTTGCATGTAGTTTTGTGCTATAGAAGAGAAAAAATGAAATGCTTTTTGCCTTTTTAAACGTCTTATTTGATTCTATGTTAAACTGTTTTTGGAGAAACAATTTTTTTATTACAATGAAAATTGGGCGTATTCATTTGATCGTGGGTAGCTTTGTATAAATTTGCAAGAGTACAAACTGTCTAATTTTTACAGGGTTTTTAGAGTTGTTATTTTTAACTGACTTTAGAAACCCTTTTTTTGTTTTATTACATTCAAATACCAACGGTTGAAACCGCGGGCTATAAAATTGAATCTCGTCGAAATTTTATTGTTTTAATAATGTTTGTGCTTTTAGCCATTCTTTAAGATCTCTGATCTAATATTTACTGGTGTCGCTAACACCTAAACCAAAGCCATGTTCCCCTTTTTCATAAATATGCAATTCTGCCGAACCCCCATTTTTTTAAGAGCTAAATAATAATTGATCCTGTTTTCAGGTAAAACCAAAGTATCATCTGTAGTATGAATCAAAAAGGTTGGAGGCGTTTGTGTGGTTACTTTAAAAAAATAATCAGTTAAAATCTGCGTCTTCGCGAAGCGAATCCGCGTCACCCGCGTACTATTTTTTGCCAGTAGGTGAGCATAGCAGAAAACATAGAAATAATAAAAGTAATATGCAGTTATGTGTTAGTTTTTTTATTCGATGTTCTTGATCTAAACTAAACTTTTAGACAAATTAATTGGAATATAAAAATTTAAAACTATATTTTTGCAATCGATTACATTATTTGGTTTTTGAGAAACTGAAACAAGTACAAGAGGCAATAATGTACTTTATGATCGTGTGCATAGCTCGATGACAATTATTGAAAAAGGACTTATTGATTGGGAGAAAGTTCCGGAAGGAGCAAATCATACCAATTCCTTATTTAAGAATGTTTTTTTAGATTTTAGAAATTGTAACAGAGCATTACGCTTTCAAAATAAACCTTGTCATTCCCCACAGCAAGATTTATTTTATTCTTACAAGTGTAATGTTTCTTTTACAGCTTAAGAATTTCTAATAAAACGAATAAGGTATTTATTGGAGGTATTTTATAACACTTTTAAAAAAGTATAATGGAAAAAATAAACAGATCAAACACGGAATTTTCAAAAAGACTTCCGATTAAAATAGTTCAATTTGGCGGAGGTAATTTTTTAAGAGCTTTTGTAGAATATGCTTTTCAGAAGCTAAACCAAAAAGCTGATTTTAATGGCGGAATTGCCGTTGTACAATCTATTAATAAAGATTTAGCCAATATAATTAATGCTCAGGATGGCTTGTATACTTTATTCATGAAAGGAGTAAAAAAAGGAGAGGAAATTCAGGAAAAAGAATTGATTACCAATATTGTAAAAGCGATTGATCCTTATGCTTCTTTTCAGGAATTTTTGGCTTTAGCCAAAGAAGAAGAATTAGCTTTTGTCATCTCAAATACAACCGAAGCCGGAATCAAATATATAAAATCTGACCGCCTTACAATGCAGCCACCGGTTTCTTTTCCTGCAAAATTAACGGTACTTTTATATGAAAGATTCAAATATTTTAATGGTGATAAATCGAAAGCTTTAACCATTATTCCTTGTGAGTTAATTAATTATAATTCAGATGTTTTAAAGGAAATTGTTTTGAAATATTGTACCGATTGGAATTTAGAATCTGATTTTAAATTATGGGTAATAAATGATTGTTCTTTCCATAATACTTTGGTGGATAGAATTGTACCGGGATATCCAAAAGATCAAATAGAAGAATATAATAGTCAATTATCATATAAAGATGATTTGATTGTAAGTGCCGAAAATTTCTTTTTATGGGTAATCGAAGGCGATGATAAATTGAAGGCGAAACTTCCGTTTGAAAAAACAGATTTAGATGTAAAA includes:
- a CDS encoding CocE/NonD family hydrolase — translated: MKNILLLILLCLTVQISNSQKIYFPKSNYSDSLNLSKNLTLLAKKIVPIYSNSNRATYLDNYARINFVAGDYKVMKQTMRAYTQEIMGDTIANKPFGFHYRTYANTIVKNPKTKAEFDQIYMSEFKTLYDSFVTDGKTWAEGLFDIELSEIKEQYENKLKESQANDSISLENAALLCKAYSKYVVYSKSLAPAKQEIAKIEAENYIIDNNIIITLPNGSTISGSMVRNRNISEPQPVVMMYNIYAGNERTDCKEIARMGYVGFVANTRGKRLSNDPIEPYEHDGDDAYYILDWISKQPWCNGKIGIYGGSYLGFSQWSAVKKVHPALKTIVPLVSVGAGIDFPTQNGVFMTYALRWIHFVANNKLTDLTSFQNSKKWDDIFTQYYKNGSSFRSLDKIEGNPSPLFQRWLDHPAYDAYWQNMTPQKEAFANINIPILSTTGYYDDDQIGAMYYYNQYRKYNKTDNYYLIIGPYDHGGSQGYPRKILGGYTLDEVAPIPINAIIFQWFDYILKEGKRPEVLKDKVNFEIMGKNEWKSVATLDKMHNQEITFYLNNTNSKYSLQKTAPKKPIAINQTVDFKDRSEINLYQDDFVSGFPRVIDTILRTEKQLMIFESDPLKEATIISGSIKASLQISINKKDLDIEIQLYEKTVDGHYFALTNNLHRASLAKDRTKRQLLTPNKIEKIELDQNYIISKELQKGSKIVIALGANKNPNWEVNYGSGKNVSDETIADAKEPLKIKWYTNSSITIPILKL
- a CDS encoding tagaturonate reductase — encoded protein: MEKINRSNTEFSKRLPIKIVQFGGGNFLRAFVEYAFQKLNQKADFNGGIAVVQSINKDLANIINAQDGLYTLFMKGVKKGEEIQEKELITNIVKAIDPYASFQEFLALAKEEELAFVISNTTEAGIKYIKSDRLTMQPPVSFPAKLTVLLYERFKYFNGDKSKALTIIPCELINYNSDVLKEIVLKYCTDWNLESDFKLWVINDCSFHNTLVDRIVPGYPKDQIEEYNSQLSYKDDLIVSAENFFLWVIEGDDKLKAKLPFEKTDLDVKIVADMQPYRTRKVRILNGVHTVMVPFSLLCGNETVKETLDNAFTGDFINKVIFDEINETLNIDKAELRSFAEEILDRFRNPFIKHLLSSIALNSISKFKVRVLPSLTGYVAIHHKLPVHLTFAFATLIRFYKGTWKGETLPVNDSEDIVTFFSELWKSEDYTKIAQLTLQNKNFWDEDLSLIPSLTEAIAIALEEIDTNGVEQGFVNFQKQIFPFFSTI